In Nematostella vectensis chromosome 11, jaNemVect1.1, whole genome shotgun sequence, a genomic segment contains:
- the LOC5504395 gene encoding geranylgeranyl pyrophosphate synthase — translation MSECSSSAQEQILLEPYKYILQVPGKQVRETLIQAFNVWLKIPEDKLKIIADVVKMLHNSSLLIDDIEDNSKLRRGIPVAHTIYGVAQTINSANYIYFKALEKVLSLNHPECIHVFTEELLELHRGQGMDIYWRDSYTCPTEEEYRDMVRKKTGGLFRVAVRLMQLFSENKSDFLPLLDMLGLYFQIRDDYANLLSEEYKENKSFCEDLTEGKFSFPIIHGIRGDPSSKKIMNILKQRTEDIDMKKYCVDCLKQVGSFSYTREVLRELETSALQLIRNLGGNSQLTKVVSHLSKIYNNDM, via the exons ATCTTGTTAGAGCCTTATAAATACATCCTACAAGTACCGGGCAAGCAAGTTAGGGAGACGCTTATTCAG GCATTCAATGTTTGGTTGAAAATACCAGAGGATAAACTGAAGATTATAGCAGATGTTGTCAAAATGCTTCATAATTCTAGTCTTTT AATTGATGATATTGAGGATAATTCAAAATTAAGGAGAGGCATACCAG TTGCTCATACTATTTATGGAGTTGCACAAACTATCAACAGTGCAAACTACATTTATTTCAAGGCTTTGGAAAAAGTGTTGTCTCTGAATCACCCAGAGTGTATTCATGTGTTTACAG AGGAACTGCTAGAACTTCACCGTGGTCAGGGAATGGACATTTACTGGAGAGACTCCTATACCTGCCCTACAGAAGAGGAATATAGAGACATGGTCCGCAAAA AGACGGGTGGTCTATTTAGAGTTGCTGTGCGACTAATGCAATTATTTAGTGAAAATAAAAG TGACTTTTTGCCACTGCTCGATATGCTGGGcctttattttcaaatacgAGATGACTACGCAAATCTGCTTTCAGAAGAG tacaaagaaaacaaaagtttCTGTGAAGATCTGACAGAAGGGAAGTTCTCTTTTCCCATCATTCACGGCATCAGGGGGGATCCATCAAGCAAGAAAATTATGA ATATTCTAAAGCAAAGAACTGAAGATATAGATATGAAAAAATACTGCGTCGACTGTTTAAAACAG GTGGGCTCATTTTCTTACACTCGAGAAGTGTTGAGGGAACTTGAAACGAG CGCGTTACAATTGATCAGGAATCTCGGGGGTAATTCCCAGCTTACGAAGGTGGTATCACACCTCAGCAAGATCTACAATAATGACATGTGA
- the LOC5504408 gene encoding uncharacterized protein LOC5504408 isoform X2, whose amino-acid sequence MPLLASSSGFCAEKHSLIAPKMSEVTIKEEQLSDSETLDESTPSTERPIRINGGEILNKFNSALASIITTSSRSSQATPEEKEKLAMATQKSPKLAPPVWYSNSATRPPALAQVFSPIYQQYAFIHQTADTPIRPIHDPSLSVQRAVDEFDEFNEWIDGSCKLRYSAYSREAQAHISGWAMKYTNNHNKYVLKKTCVGVLLCSKDCTLPNGLKIVVRPAISDKVRERQIGQNCPNASCSGILSHRKCTGNNGYPVTHFWVHQDDGIYFESKGTHDHFRPQARRATPDRSANRTRHLSSKEEGTNSDEPEERGASEAEGATSATKPPQGTRRGRKRKHPDRFLPVQKLSSSLSHASELLRGFSIDEEDQYVCVTLPETEHLIQRALLSHEQSPIAPYGRLYLLCQTFKDVTPGFNLLETRIICHEVSGWPVVMATLYKQGTREGIVQHMKTMARLCSSPREEIFSPKWQMVIHDFTPEQAQLAIEAIVNMIINSQVQTLLRVFQYKSVSSLYKMLREKVTSSMQSYESHFELCRREILSRLQDPLLTMKFGDTMKRLTSDKCSVQEFVSADCLLSGGILGSVIREFWNFWGSSLVASKVFPVAASVRAHSERLDIWRKVYTELEWPLEHSGISLQAMSDVVFRWIKCHREFFPKAALREMTNLNSGLPLTRLSAEQRLQMLRSGRERLGSAFHRPLSCRTIYMPRMHWM is encoded by the exons ATGCCTTTGCTTGCTTCTTCTTCTGGTTTCTGTGCCGAAAAGCATTCTTT GATAGCACCGAAGATGAGCGAAGTAACAATAAAAGAAGAGCAGCTAAGCGACAGCGAAACTTTAGACGAATCAACACCCAGCACAGAAC GACCGATCCGCATTAATGGCGGGGAGATTCTGAACAAGTTCAACTCTGCTTTGGCTTCGATCATCACGACATCTAGTAG AAGTTCACAAGCGACACCAGAGGAAAAGGAGAAATTGGCGATGGCGACGCAGAAAAGTCCGAAACTTGC GCCACCAGTGTGGTACAGTAACTCGGCGACCAGGCCTCCTGCCCTGGCTCAGGTGTTCAGTCCCATTTACCAGCAGTACGCCTTCATACACCAGACAGCGGACACTCCCATTAGGCCGATACATGACCCCAGTCTCTCAGTACAGAGG GCTGTGGACGAGTTTGACGAGTTCAACGAGTGGATTGACGGCTCCTGCAAGTTGCGCTACTCAGCGTACTCCCGTGAAGCGCAGGCGCACATTAGCGGCTGGGCCATGAAGTACACCAATAACCACAACAAGTACGTGCTGAAGAAGACGTGTGTTGGCGTGCTCCTGTGTAGCAAGGACTGCACGCTACCCAATGGACTCAAGATTGTCGTCCGACCCGCGATATCAGATAAAG TGCGAGAAAGGCAAATCGGTCAAAATTGTCCAAACGCATCTTGCTCTGGAATTCTCTCTCACAGGAAATGCACAG GTAACAATGGCTACCCCGTGACGCATTTCTGGGTCCATCAGGATGACGGCATCTACTTCGAGTCCAAAGGAACACATGACCACTTCCGGCCTCAGGCACGTAGGGCCACGCCAGACAGGAGCGCTAATCGCACACGTCACCTGAGCTCCAAGGAGGAAGGGACCAATAGCGATGAACCTGAAGAGAGAGGGGCATCTGAGGCAGAG GGAGCAACGTCCGCCACCAAGCCTCCTCAGGGTACCCGCAGAGGACGCAAGCGAAAGCATCCGGACCGATTCCTCCCAGTCCAAAAACTATCATCTTCTTTGTCTCACGCTAGCGAGTTGCTGCGCGGCTTCTCAATAGACGAAGAAGACCAATACGTGTGTGTAACTCTACCTGAGACCGAACATTTAATACAGCGAGCTCTGCTCTCTCACGAGCAGTCCCCTATCGCCCCTTACGGTAGACTGTACCTGCTTTGTCAGACCTTCAAGGACGTGACACCGGGATTCAATTTGCTTGAGACCCGGATCATATGCCACGAGGTCAGCGGTTGGCCTGTTGTCATGGCAACTCTGTATAAACAGGGTACCCGTGAAGGGATTGTGCAGCATATGAAGACGATGGCGAGGCTGTGCTCATCACCGAGAGAAGAGATCTTCTCCCCCAAG TGGCAGATGGTGATTCATGACTTCACGCCTGAACAGGCCCAACTCGCCATCGAGGCCATCGTCAATATGATCATCAATTCCCAAGTCCAGACCCTGCTCCGCGTTTTCCAATACAAAAGCGtcagttctttgtacaaaatgctTCGCGAGAAAGTCACCAGTTCAATGCAGAGCTATGAGTCGCACTTCGAGCTGTGCAGACGCGAGATCCTTTCCCGTCTGCAGGATCCCCTACTTACAATGAAATTTGGCGACACGATGAAGAGGTTGACCTCGGACAAGTGCAGCGTACAAGAGTTTGTCAGCGCCGACTGTTTACTTTCAG GAGGAATACTAGGGTCTGTCATCAGAGAGTTCTGGAACTTCTGGGGAAGTAGCCTGGTTGCCAGTAAGGTGTTCCCTGTGGCGGCGTCTGTCCGCGCTCATAGTGAGAGACTGGACATCTGGAGAAAAGTCTACACAG AACTTGAGTGGCCGCTAGAGCATTCTGGGATATCCTTACAAGCCATGAGTGACGTTGTTTTCAGGTGGATCAAATGTCACAGAGAATTCTTCCCCAAAGCAG CGTTACGGGAGATGACAAATCTCAACAGCGGTTTACCACTAACTCGGCTATCCGCTGAGCAACGACTGCAGATGCTGAGGTCAGGACGAGAGAGACTGGGCTCGGCTTTTCACAGGCCCTTATCGTGCCGCACCATTTACATGCCGAGAATGCACTGGATGTGA
- the LOC5504408 gene encoding uncharacterized protein LOC5504408 isoform X3, with product MSEVTIKEEQLSDSETLDESTPSTERPIRINGGEILNKFNSALASIITTSSRSSQATPEEKEKLAMATQKSPKLAPPVWYSNSATRPPALAQVFSPIYQQYAFIHQTADTPIRPIHDPSLSVQRAVDEFDEFNEWIDGSCKLRYSAYSREAQAHISGWAMKYTNNHNKYVLKKTCVGVLLCSKDCTLPNGLKIVVRPAISDKVRERQIGQNCPNASCSGILSHRKCTGNNGYPVTHFWVHQDDGIYFESKGTHDHFRPQARRATPDRSANRTRHLSSKEEGTNSDEPEERGASEAEGATSATKPPQGTRRGRKRKHPDRFLPVQKLSSSLSHASELLRGFSIDEEDQYVCVTLPETEHLIQRALLSHEQSPIAPYGRLYLLCQTFKDVTPGFNLLETRIICHEVSGWPVVMATLYKQGTREGIVQHMKTMARLCSSPREEIFSPKWQMVIHDFTPEQAQLAIEAIVNMIINSQVQTLLRVFQYKSVSSLYKMLREKVTSSMQSYESHFELCRREILSRLQDPLLTMKFGDTMKRLTSDKCSVQEFVSADCLLSGGILGSVIREFWNFWGSSLVASKVFPVAASVRAHSERLDIWRKVYTELEWPLEHSGISLQAMSDVVFRWIKCHREFFPKAALREMTNLNSGLPLTRLSAEQRLQMLRSGRERLGSAFHRPLSCRTIYMPRMHWM from the exons ATGAGCGAAGTAACAATAAAAGAAGAGCAGCTAAGCGACAGCGAAACTTTAGACGAATCAACACCCAGCACAGAAC GACCGATCCGCATTAATGGCGGGGAGATTCTGAACAAGTTCAACTCTGCTTTGGCTTCGATCATCACGACATCTAGTAG AAGTTCACAAGCGACACCAGAGGAAAAGGAGAAATTGGCGATGGCGACGCAGAAAAGTCCGAAACTTGC GCCACCAGTGTGGTACAGTAACTCGGCGACCAGGCCTCCTGCCCTGGCTCAGGTGTTCAGTCCCATTTACCAGCAGTACGCCTTCATACACCAGACAGCGGACACTCCCATTAGGCCGATACATGACCCCAGTCTCTCAGTACAGAGG GCTGTGGACGAGTTTGACGAGTTCAACGAGTGGATTGACGGCTCCTGCAAGTTGCGCTACTCAGCGTACTCCCGTGAAGCGCAGGCGCACATTAGCGGCTGGGCCATGAAGTACACCAATAACCACAACAAGTACGTGCTGAAGAAGACGTGTGTTGGCGTGCTCCTGTGTAGCAAGGACTGCACGCTACCCAATGGACTCAAGATTGTCGTCCGACCCGCGATATCAGATAAAG TGCGAGAAAGGCAAATCGGTCAAAATTGTCCAAACGCATCTTGCTCTGGAATTCTCTCTCACAGGAAATGCACAG GTAACAATGGCTACCCCGTGACGCATTTCTGGGTCCATCAGGATGACGGCATCTACTTCGAGTCCAAAGGAACACATGACCACTTCCGGCCTCAGGCACGTAGGGCCACGCCAGACAGGAGCGCTAATCGCACACGTCACCTGAGCTCCAAGGAGGAAGGGACCAATAGCGATGAACCTGAAGAGAGAGGGGCATCTGAGGCAGAG GGAGCAACGTCCGCCACCAAGCCTCCTCAGGGTACCCGCAGAGGACGCAAGCGAAAGCATCCGGACCGATTCCTCCCAGTCCAAAAACTATCATCTTCTTTGTCTCACGCTAGCGAGTTGCTGCGCGGCTTCTCAATAGACGAAGAAGACCAATACGTGTGTGTAACTCTACCTGAGACCGAACATTTAATACAGCGAGCTCTGCTCTCTCACGAGCAGTCCCCTATCGCCCCTTACGGTAGACTGTACCTGCTTTGTCAGACCTTCAAGGACGTGACACCGGGATTCAATTTGCTTGAGACCCGGATCATATGCCACGAGGTCAGCGGTTGGCCTGTTGTCATGGCAACTCTGTATAAACAGGGTACCCGTGAAGGGATTGTGCAGCATATGAAGACGATGGCGAGGCTGTGCTCATCACCGAGAGAAGAGATCTTCTCCCCCAAG TGGCAGATGGTGATTCATGACTTCACGCCTGAACAGGCCCAACTCGCCATCGAGGCCATCGTCAATATGATCATCAATTCCCAAGTCCAGACCCTGCTCCGCGTTTTCCAATACAAAAGCGtcagttctttgtacaaaatgctTCGCGAGAAAGTCACCAGTTCAATGCAGAGCTATGAGTCGCACTTCGAGCTGTGCAGACGCGAGATCCTTTCCCGTCTGCAGGATCCCCTACTTACAATGAAATTTGGCGACACGATGAAGAGGTTGACCTCGGACAAGTGCAGCGTACAAGAGTTTGTCAGCGCCGACTGTTTACTTTCAG GAGGAATACTAGGGTCTGTCATCAGAGAGTTCTGGAACTTCTGGGGAAGTAGCCTGGTTGCCAGTAAGGTGTTCCCTGTGGCGGCGTCTGTCCGCGCTCATAGTGAGAGACTGGACATCTGGAGAAAAGTCTACACAG AACTTGAGTGGCCGCTAGAGCATTCTGGGATATCCTTACAAGCCATGAGTGACGTTGTTTTCAGGTGGATCAAATGTCACAGAGAATTCTTCCCCAAAGCAG CGTTACGGGAGATGACAAATCTCAACAGCGGTTTACCACTAACTCGGCTATCCGCTGAGCAACGACTGCAGATGCTGAGGTCAGGACGAGAGAGACTGGGCTCGGCTTTTCACAGGCCCTTATCGTGCCGCACCATTTACATGCCGAGAATGCACTGGATGTGA
- the LOC5504408 gene encoding uncharacterized protein LOC5504408 isoform X1 — MEEVPIIVQGYRLKKRCAHFVGPKKLLGKQATSTRLIIKASDDTLIDTAWRIAPKMSEVTIKEEQLSDSETLDESTPSTERPIRINGGEILNKFNSALASIITTSSRSSQATPEEKEKLAMATQKSPKLAPPVWYSNSATRPPALAQVFSPIYQQYAFIHQTADTPIRPIHDPSLSVQRAVDEFDEFNEWIDGSCKLRYSAYSREAQAHISGWAMKYTNNHNKYVLKKTCVGVLLCSKDCTLPNGLKIVVRPAISDKVRERQIGQNCPNASCSGILSHRKCTGNNGYPVTHFWVHQDDGIYFESKGTHDHFRPQARRATPDRSANRTRHLSSKEEGTNSDEPEERGASEAEGATSATKPPQGTRRGRKRKHPDRFLPVQKLSSSLSHASELLRGFSIDEEDQYVCVTLPETEHLIQRALLSHEQSPIAPYGRLYLLCQTFKDVTPGFNLLETRIICHEVSGWPVVMATLYKQGTREGIVQHMKTMARLCSSPREEIFSPKWQMVIHDFTPEQAQLAIEAIVNMIINSQVQTLLRVFQYKSVSSLYKMLREKVTSSMQSYESHFELCRREILSRLQDPLLTMKFGDTMKRLTSDKCSVQEFVSADCLLSGGILGSVIREFWNFWGSSLVASKVFPVAASVRAHSERLDIWRKVYTELEWPLEHSGISLQAMSDVVFRWIKCHREFFPKAALREMTNLNSGLPLTRLSAEQRLQMLRSGRERLGSAFHRPLSCRTIYMPRMHWM, encoded by the exons GATAGCACCGAAGATGAGCGAAGTAACAATAAAAGAAGAGCAGCTAAGCGACAGCGAAACTTTAGACGAATCAACACCCAGCACAGAAC GACCGATCCGCATTAATGGCGGGGAGATTCTGAACAAGTTCAACTCTGCTTTGGCTTCGATCATCACGACATCTAGTAG AAGTTCACAAGCGACACCAGAGGAAAAGGAGAAATTGGCGATGGCGACGCAGAAAAGTCCGAAACTTGC GCCACCAGTGTGGTACAGTAACTCGGCGACCAGGCCTCCTGCCCTGGCTCAGGTGTTCAGTCCCATTTACCAGCAGTACGCCTTCATACACCAGACAGCGGACACTCCCATTAGGCCGATACATGACCCCAGTCTCTCAGTACAGAGG GCTGTGGACGAGTTTGACGAGTTCAACGAGTGGATTGACGGCTCCTGCAAGTTGCGCTACTCAGCGTACTCCCGTGAAGCGCAGGCGCACATTAGCGGCTGGGCCATGAAGTACACCAATAACCACAACAAGTACGTGCTGAAGAAGACGTGTGTTGGCGTGCTCCTGTGTAGCAAGGACTGCACGCTACCCAATGGACTCAAGATTGTCGTCCGACCCGCGATATCAGATAAAG TGCGAGAAAGGCAAATCGGTCAAAATTGTCCAAACGCATCTTGCTCTGGAATTCTCTCTCACAGGAAATGCACAG GTAACAATGGCTACCCCGTGACGCATTTCTGGGTCCATCAGGATGACGGCATCTACTTCGAGTCCAAAGGAACACATGACCACTTCCGGCCTCAGGCACGTAGGGCCACGCCAGACAGGAGCGCTAATCGCACACGTCACCTGAGCTCCAAGGAGGAAGGGACCAATAGCGATGAACCTGAAGAGAGAGGGGCATCTGAGGCAGAG GGAGCAACGTCCGCCACCAAGCCTCCTCAGGGTACCCGCAGAGGACGCAAGCGAAAGCATCCGGACCGATTCCTCCCAGTCCAAAAACTATCATCTTCTTTGTCTCACGCTAGCGAGTTGCTGCGCGGCTTCTCAATAGACGAAGAAGACCAATACGTGTGTGTAACTCTACCTGAGACCGAACATTTAATACAGCGAGCTCTGCTCTCTCACGAGCAGTCCCCTATCGCCCCTTACGGTAGACTGTACCTGCTTTGTCAGACCTTCAAGGACGTGACACCGGGATTCAATTTGCTTGAGACCCGGATCATATGCCACGAGGTCAGCGGTTGGCCTGTTGTCATGGCAACTCTGTATAAACAGGGTACCCGTGAAGGGATTGTGCAGCATATGAAGACGATGGCGAGGCTGTGCTCATCACCGAGAGAAGAGATCTTCTCCCCCAAG TGGCAGATGGTGATTCATGACTTCACGCCTGAACAGGCCCAACTCGCCATCGAGGCCATCGTCAATATGATCATCAATTCCCAAGTCCAGACCCTGCTCCGCGTTTTCCAATACAAAAGCGtcagttctttgtacaaaatgctTCGCGAGAAAGTCACCAGTTCAATGCAGAGCTATGAGTCGCACTTCGAGCTGTGCAGACGCGAGATCCTTTCCCGTCTGCAGGATCCCCTACTTACAATGAAATTTGGCGACACGATGAAGAGGTTGACCTCGGACAAGTGCAGCGTACAAGAGTTTGTCAGCGCCGACTGTTTACTTTCAG GAGGAATACTAGGGTCTGTCATCAGAGAGTTCTGGAACTTCTGGGGAAGTAGCCTGGTTGCCAGTAAGGTGTTCCCTGTGGCGGCGTCTGTCCGCGCTCATAGTGAGAGACTGGACATCTGGAGAAAAGTCTACACAG AACTTGAGTGGCCGCTAGAGCATTCTGGGATATCCTTACAAGCCATGAGTGACGTTGTTTTCAGGTGGATCAAATGTCACAGAGAATTCTTCCCCAAAGCAG CGTTACGGGAGATGACAAATCTCAACAGCGGTTTACCACTAACTCGGCTATCCGCTGAGCAACGACTGCAGATGCTGAGGTCAGGACGAGAGAGACTGGGCTCGGCTTTTCACAGGCCCTTATCGTGCCGCACCATTTACATGCCGAGAATGCACTGGATGTGA